Proteins encoded by one window of Sorex araneus isolate mSorAra2 chromosome 3, mSorAra2.pri, whole genome shotgun sequence:
- the IPO4 gene encoding importin-4: MEPAGLERILRELLQPDTGRIRRATEQLQTALRDPAALSALSDLLVSATDPQIRQFAALLTRRRVSTRWRRLSPQHRDSLKSLVLMALQKETEHSVSLSLAQLSATIFRKEGLEAWPQLMQLLQRSTHSAHTMEREVGLLLLSVLVHSRPEAFQPHHKELLRLLNETLGEVGCPGILFYSLRTLTAIAPYLGANDVPLARTLVPKLITAVQALIPVDEAKACEALEALDELLESEVPIITSHLSEVLTFCLEVAKNVALGDAIRVRILCCLAFLVKVKSKALLKNRLLPPLLHTLFPIMAAEPPPGQLDPEDHESEEEEPEIGVLGETPKHFAVQVVDMMALHLPPEKLCPLLMPMLEEALQSANPYQRKAGLLVLAVLSDGAGDHIRQRLLPSVLQIVCKGLDDPSQVVRNAALFTLGQFSENLQPHISSYSGEVMPLLLAYLKAVPSGHTNHLSKACYALENFVENLGSKVEPYLPELMQCMLQPLQTPCSLRAKELAVSALGAIATAAQTSLLPYFPTIMQHLREFLVPGHEELQPVQIQSLETLGLLVRAVGESMRPLADECCQLGLSLCSHVDDPDLRRCTYSLFAALSGLMGESLAPYLPQITTLMLMSLRSTEGIVAQHDSASSFLLFDDDDTSDEEEEELMEEDEPEEDDSEISGYSVENSFFDEKEETCVALGEISVNSSVAFLPYMEKVFEEVFRLLECPHVDVRKAAHEALGQFCCSLHKACQSCPSEPNKTALQAALARVLPSYIQAVRGERERSVVMAVLEALTGVLRVCGVLALQPPGRLVEVCNVLKAVLQHKTACQDAEEEEEEEEEQAEYDAMLLEHAGEALPALASAVGGDVFAPFFAGFLPLLLGKTKQGCTVAEKSFAVGTLAESVQGLGTASAQFVSKLLPVLLSASREADPEVRSNAIFGLGVLAEHGGRPAQEHFPKLLGLLLPLLARERHDRVRDNICGALARLMMANPTRKPEPQVLTALLHALPLKEDLEEWVTMGHLFSFLYQNSPDQVVDVAPELLRICSLILPNDKIPGDTTSSMRLLLTFLAKQHTDNFHSALGSLPSDKARELQAALGLT; the protein is encoded by the exons GCACTCTGTGAGCCTTAGTCTGGCCCAGCTGTCAGCCACCATCTTTCGGAAGGAAGGCCTGGAGGCCTGGCCGCAGCTCATGCAGCTCCTTCAGCGCAGCACCCACAGCGCCCACACAATGGAGCGGGAG GTGGGGCTTTTGCTGCTTAGCGTTCTGGTGCACTCCCGGCCCGAGGCTTTCCAACCCCACCATAAGGAGCTGCTACGGCTTCTAAACGAGACCCTCGGAGAGGTGGGCTGTCCGGGGATCCTCTTCTACTCCCTGCGCACTCTGACCGCCATTGCCCCTTACCTCGGCGCCAATGATGTG CCTCTCGCGCGGACACTGGTGCCCAAGCTCATCACGGCTGTGCAGGCTTTGATCCCTGTAGACGAG GCGAAAGCCTGTGAGGCCTTGGAAGCCCTGGATGAACTGCTGGAGTCGGAGGTGCCCATCATCACCTCCCACCTCTCAGAGGTGCTCACTTTCTGCCTGGAG GTGGCGAAAAATGTGGCCCTGGGTGATGCCATACGTGTGCGAATTCTCTGCTGCCTCGCTTTTTTGGTGAAAGTCAAGAGCAAG GCCTTACTGAAGAACCGTCTCTTGCCACCCTTGCTACACACCCTCTTCCCCATTATGGCTGCTGAGCCCCCCCCGGGCCAGCTTGATCCTGAGGACCACGAATCAGAGGAGGAGGAGCCGGAGATTGGAGTGCTAGGGGAGACGCCCAAGCACTTTGCTGTGCAG GTTGTGGATATGATGGCACTACACTTACCCCCTGAGAAGCTCTGTCCCCTGCTG ATGCCCATGCTGGAAGAAGCCTTACAGAGCGCAAACCCATACCAACGCAAGGCTGGCCTCCTGGTGCTGGCTGTGCTGTCCGACGGAGCCGGCGACCACATCAGGCAGAG ACTGCTGCCCTCAGTGCTGCAGATCGTGTGCAAGGGCCTGGATGACCCGTCACAGGTGGTGCGCAATGCCGCGCTGTTCACCCTGGGCCAGTTCTCAGAGAACCTGCAG ccccatATCAGCAGCTACTCGGGAGAGGTGATGCCCCTGCTCCTTGCATACCTGAAAGCCGTGCCTTCGGGGCACACAAACCACCTTTCCAAGGCCTGCTATGCCCTGGAGAATTTCGTGGAGAACCTGG GGTCGAAAGTGGAACCTTACCTGCCGGAGCTGATGCAATGCATGCTGCAACCACTGCAGACCCCTTGCAGCCTCCGGGCCAAGGAGCTGGCTGTGAGCGCTCTGGGGGCCATtg CCACGGCGGCCCAGACCTCCCTGCTGCCCTACTTCCCCACCATCATGCAGCACCTGCGCGAGTTCCTGGTCCCGGGACACGAGGAACTACAGCCCGTGCAGATCCAGAGCCTGG AGACCCTGGGGCTGCTGGTGCGAGCCGTTGGGGAGTCCATGCGGCCTCTGGCTGATGAATGCTGCCAGCTGGGCCTGAGCCTCTGCAGCCACGTGGACGACCCCGACCTGCGCCGCTGCAC GTACAGCCTGTTTGCAGCCTTGTCCGGGCTGATGGGTGAGAGCCTGGCACCCTACCTGCCACAGATCACCACGCTCATGCTGATGTCGCTGCGGTCCACAGAGGGCATTGTG GCCCAGCACGACAGTGCTAGCTCCTTCTTGCTGTTTGATGACGACGACACGAgtgacgaggaggaggaggagctcaTGGAGGAGGACGAGCCAGAGGAGGACGACTCTGAGATCTCCGG GTACAGCGTGGAGAACTCCTTCTTCGATGAGAAGGAGGAGACCTGTGTGGCACTAGGGGAGATCTCAGTGAACAGCAG CGTGGCCTTCCTGCCCTACATGGAGAAGGTCTTCGAGGAGGTGTTCAGACTGCTGGAG tGCCCTCACGTGGACGTGCGCAAGGCAGCTCATGAGGCCCTGGGGCAGTTCTGCTGCTCGCTGCACAAGGCCTGCCAGAGCTGCCCCTCGGAGCCCAACAAGACCG CGCTGCAGGCCGCCCTGGCCCGCGTGCTGCCCTCCTACATCCAGGCCGTGCGTGGGGAGCGGGAGCGCTCAGTGGTGATGGCGGTGCTGGAGGCCCTGACAGGGGTGCTGCGGGTCTGCGGGGTCCTGGCGCTGCAGCCCCCTGGGCGCCTTGTGGAGGTCTGCAATGTGCTCAAGGCCGTGCTGCAGCACAAG ACGGCCTGCCAGGatgcggaggaggaggaggaggaggaggaggagcag GCCGAATATGACGCCATGTTGCTGGAACACGCCGGGgaggccctccctgccctggcatCCGCAGTCGGGGGAGACGTCTTCGCCCCCTTCTTTGCTGGCTTCTTGCCGCTGCTGCTTGGCAAGACG AAACAGGGCTGCACCGTGGCCGAGAAGTCCTTTGCGGTGGGGACGCTGGCCGAGTCCGTCCAGGGCCTGGGCACCGCCTCGGCCCAGTTTGTGTCCAAATTGCTCCCCGTGCTGCTGAGCGCGTCTCGGGAGGCTGACCCTGAGGTGCGCAGCAATGCCATCTTCGGGCTAGGCGTGCTGGCTGAGCACGGAGGCCGGCCAGCCCAGGA ACACTTCCCCAAGCTGCTGgggctcctgctgcccctcctggCAAGGGAGCGCCATGACCGCGTCCGCGACAACATCTGTGGGGCCCTGGCACGCCTGATGATGGCCAATCCCACCAGGAAACCTGAGCcccag GTGCTGACAGCCCTGCTGCACGCACTGCCCCTGAAGGAGGACCTAGAGGAGTGGGTCACCATGGGCCATCTCTTCAGCTTCCTCTACCAGAACAGCCCTGACCAG GTGGTGGACGTGGCTCCGGAGCTGCTGCGCATCTGCAGTCTCATTCTGCCCAACGATAAGATCCCAGGAG ACACCACCTCTTCCATGCGGCTGCTCCTGACGTTCTTGGCCAAACAGCACACCGACAACTTCCACTCAGCGCTGGGCTCACTTCCCAGTGACAAGGCCCGAGAGCTCCAGGCCGCCCTGGGCCTAACCTAG
- the REC8 gene encoding meiotic recombination protein REC8 homolog, translating into MFYYPNVLQRHTGCFATIWLAATRGSRLLKREYLKVNVVKTCEEILSYVLVQVPPAIPGLPRPRFSLYLSAQLQIGVIRVYSQQCQYLVEDIQHILERLHRAQLQIRIDMVEPELNNLLPDCLTMMEALEAAPDPFFGMMSVDLLLPSPLNIPQIRHLLEAATPERPLAEPSPGTAVPLPSDRPRVMVKSPQAITLQEDEPIRMLQIEGEQDLPEVSRRDLDLLIAEEDEALLLEVPRLSPSAPAQAEGTAEPPAVQGPDMEEVKLAGWEPATPLPEVTPPQKLRLPSPLSPERRRPPVSSPPESPPAPRRRRRRQLLFWDAETQISREKFQGQLQTKAHCWEECPLVQPSEKTIRSPAELLSTPTYPGRLPPQLLAFWTHCAQPPPRALRRRPAREPDEEAAEEERRKMDTPSEIEVLREAQEPSGPLMLSSEVSLETEEDKSRVSLPPLEERWAWGEVEQPEPPPLPVVPELPEVPMELPLEPELLSPEAVHRAVALELQANREPDFNSLVAPLSPRRVAAQVFYLLLVLSAQQVLHVEQEEPYGRLLILPGPRFY; encoded by the exons ATGTTCTACTACCCCAACGTGCTTCAACGCCACACCGGCTGCTTTGCCACCATCTG GCTGGCGGCGACCCGGGGCAGCCGTCTTCTGAAGCGAGAATACCTGAAGGTGAACGTGGTGAAGACCTG CGAGGAAATCCTCAGTTACGTGCTGGTCCAAGTGCCCCCAGCAATACCTGGCCTGCCGAGGCCCCgcttctccctctatctctcagCTCAGCTCCAGATCGGGGTGATCCGGGTCTACTCTCAACAGTGCCAGTACCTCGTGG AGGACATTCAGCATATTCTGGAGCGGCTGCACCGTGCCCAGCTGCAGATCCGCATCGATATGGTGGAGCCTGAGCT GAACAACCTTCTTCCCGACTGCCTCACCATGATGGAAGCCCTGGAGGCTGCTCCGGACCCCTTCTTTGGAATGATGTCTGTGGACCTTCTCCTTCCCAGCCCCTTGAACATCCCTCAG attCGACACCTCCTGGAGGCTGCCACTCCAGAGCGACCTCTGGCGGAGCCCAGCCCAG GGACCGCTGTCCCTCTCCCTTCAGACAGGCCCCGGGTCATGGTGAAGTCTCCCCAGGCCATCACCCTCCAGGAGGACGAGCCCATCCGCATGCTGCAGATCGAG GGCGAGCAGGACCTCCCCGAGGTCAGTCGCCGGGACTTGGACTTGTTGATCGCTGAGGAGGATGAGGCCCTCTTGTTGGag GTGCCCCGGCTCTCGCCTTCAGCTCCTGCACA GGCGGAAGGGACAGCAGAGCCTCCTGCCGTCCAGGGCCCGGACATGGAGGAGGTGAAGCTGGCTGGCTGGGAGCCCGCGACCCCGCTTCCTG AGGTGACCCCTCCGCAGAAGCTGCGCCTGCCGAGCCCGCTCAGCCCAGAG CGGAGGAGGCCCCCCGTCTCCTCACCTCCTGAGAGTCCAcctgccccccgccgccgccgccgccgccagttGCTGTTCTGGGATGCAGAGACTCAGATCTCCCGGGAGAAATTCCAGGGACAGCTGCAAACCAAAGCCCACTGCTGGGAGGAGTGT CCCCTGGTGCAGCCTTCTGAGAAGACCATCAGGAGCCCTGCGGAGCTGCTCAGTACCCCGACTTACC CTGGCCGACTCCCCCCGCAGCTGCTGGCGTTCTGGACCCACTGTGCTCAGCCCCCCCCAAGAGCACTCAGACGAAGGCCAGCCCGGGAGCCTGACGAGGAGGCTgctgaggaggagaggagaaagatggacacCCCGAGTGAGATCGAG GTTCTGAGGGAGGCCCAGGAGCCCAGCGGGCCCCTCATGTTATCTTCAG aAGTGTCCCTGGAAACTGAGGAGGACAAGTCTCGGGTCAGCCTCCCCCCGCTGGAGGAGCGGTG GGCCTGGGGCGAGGTGGAGCAGCCGGAGCCCCCCCCACTGCCTGTGGTGCCCGAGCTCCCGGAAGTGCCCATGGAGCTGCCCTTGGAGCCAGAGCTGCTCTCACCTGAGGCCGTGCACAG GGCCGTGGCGCTGGAGCTGCAGGCCAACAGGGAACCCGACTTCAACAGCCTGGTGGCGCCTCTCAGCCCACGCAGGGTGGCAGCCCAGGTGTTCTACTTGCTTCTGG TGCTTTCAGCACAGCAGGTCCTCCACGTGGAACAAGAAGAGCCCTACGGACGCCTCCTGATCCTCCCCGGGCCCCGATTCTACTGA